In Methanosphaera sp. ISO3-F5, a genomic segment contains:
- a CDS encoding 4Fe-4S binding protein, which yields MAIIIDTSICQGVDACPEHGLCIEICALNALDNVDGRPVVNEDACPECGLCIMNCPKEAISKP from the coding sequence ATGGCAATAATTATTGATACAAGTATATGTCAAGGAGTAGATGCATGTCCAGAACACGGATTATGTATAGAAATATGTGCATTAAATGCATTAGATAATGTTGATGGTAGACCAGTAGTTAATGAGGATGCATGTCCGGAATGTGGTCTGTGCATTATGAATTGTCCAAAAGAAGCTATTTCTAAACCATAA
- the glnA gene encoding type I glutamate--ammonia ligase, translated as MSERDDKIDQIIKQIDEYGSKFLRLQFSDIHGIPKSMAVSLKKPDDAEDIINDGLLFDGSSVPGFVDINDSDLALKPDINTFSTLPWRPEDKGTGRFICDIYNTDGSNFEGDPRGVLKKSLKKADERGYQFNMGPEPEFFIIERDENGEFKPSDDAFYFDVEPLDKGTDLRREIVLGLEKLDFHIELSHHEAAPGQHEIDFRFADAMKTADAVITFKQAIKALVSNLGYDVTFMPKPFFGVNGSGMHCNQSLFKDGKNIFYDPNTETGLSQEALYFIGGLLKHAKALSAILSPTVNSYKRLVPGYEAPCYIAYGLRNRSTLLRIPASRGLGTRIECRSPDPSCNPYLAFAVLLEAGLDGMDNKIDPGEPTEFNAFEFTPEELLEKGIDTLPTSLWEAYHSLEKDEVVINALGDYVYNQFYNIKRQEWDDYRVQVFDYERDRYLNV; from the coding sequence ATGTCTGAACGAGATGACAAAATAGACCAAATAATTAAACAGATAGATGAATATGGCTCTAAATTTTTAAGATTACAGTTTTCTGATATTCATGGTATTCCTAAAAGTATGGCGGTATCACTTAAAAAACCAGATGATGCCGAAGATATAATTAATGATGGGTTATTATTTGATGGATCATCCGTACCCGGTTTTGTTGATATTAATGACAGTGACTTAGCATTAAAGCCAGACATTAATACTTTTTCAACATTACCATGGAGGCCTGAAGATAAAGGAACGGGCCGGTTTATTTGTGATATCTACAATACAGATGGTAGTAATTTTGAAGGTGATCCGAGGGGAGTTCTTAAAAAATCTTTGAAAAAAGCAGATGAAAGAGGATATCAATTTAATATGGGTCCTGAACCTGAATTTTTCATTATTGAACGTGATGAAAATGGAGAGTTCAAGCCTTCAGATGATGCATTTTACTTTGATGTTGAACCACTGGATAAAGGAACCGATTTGAGAAGAGAAATAGTATTAGGATTAGAAAAATTGGACTTTCATATTGAACTTAGTCATCATGAAGCTGCACCAGGACAACACGAAATCGATTTCAGATTTGCTGATGCAATGAAAACTGCTGATGCAGTAATTACTTTCAAACAGGCTATTAAAGCTTTGGTAAGTAATTTAGGATATGATGTTACATTTATGCCTAAACCTTTCTTTGGTGTTAATGGTAGTGGTATGCATTGTAATCAGAGTTTATTTAAGGATGGAAAAAATATTTTTTATGACCCTAATACAGAAACTGGTTTGTCACAGGAAGCTCTTTATTTCATTGGTGGGTTATTAAAACATGCTAAAGCATTGTCTGCTATTTTATCTCCTACTGTTAATTCATATAAACGTTTAGTTCCGGGTTATGAAGCTCCTTGTTATATTGCATATGGACTTAGGAATAGATCTACTCTTTTAAGAATTCCGGCATCAAGAGGTCTTGGTACAAGAATAGAGTGCAGATCACCGGATCCTTCATGTAATCCTTATTTGGCCTTTGCAGTATTGCTTGAAGCCGGATTGGATGGTATGGATAATAAAATTGATCCTGGAGAACCTACAGAATTTAATGCATTTGAATTTACTCCGGAAGAATTGTTAGAAAAAGGTATTGATACTTTACCTACCAGTCTTTGGGAAGCTTATCATTCATTGGAAAAAGATGAAGTTGTCATTAATGCATTAGGGGATTATGTTTATAATCAGTTTTATAACATTAAACGTCAGGAATGGGATGATTATAGGGTTCAAGTATTTGATTATGAACGTGACAGATACTTAAATGTATAA
- a CDS encoding NrpR regulatory domain-containing protein, which produces MKMMEILRILYNENEILGAKVISEELNNRGYSLGERAVRYHMHILDEKGLTEKIGYKGRKITSKGIDELKKGLIYDQVDFTYSRFQEKMYNVSLDYNTSKGLVIVNLSSINEVDSKDIIDEFFKNGLAVSQKYNFYEQNNETYIETVCGTTIDGVFQKNGIVTKPLYGGLLKVEDYTPINFIEQISYEKTSITPLEAFTSHDNTSVLDVANDGTGVIPANFRIIPASKRDDAIKIINKLSKIGVGGVIHVGEAGKSVLGIPVPENMIGIVIIGGVAPLCAAQESGYDLNIKLADSFAEYSQMSLVHKNVKLPLKKCSKKSKQNVSFVLNKIYNLISNVDYDIESFTGNVISNISYIEKTFVDDAIEILDNLYKNKQEYCMGNNYALVDEKDDKIGIATICSLTIDGILTNYGINVNPVYSGILDIYKKNRRFIELVSYKGSSVDPHEIFIKKNMHDINGSLSNDGKILASVHTVPYVSRDASKDILDIIKKSGFDVLKLGQTNEYMYNAKIEKYHFGYVVPGGLNPIAAIKEEGIPVDVKSIERIMDYSSFEEL; this is translated from the coding sequence ATGAAAATGATGGAAATTTTAAGAATATTATACAATGAAAATGAAATTTTGGGTGCTAAAGTAATTTCTGAAGAATTAAATAATAGAGGATATTCTTTAGGGGAAAGAGCAGTAAGATATCATATGCATATTCTTGATGAAAAAGGTTTGACAGAAAAAATTGGATATAAAGGTCGAAAAATAACATCTAAAGGAATAGATGAACTTAAAAAAGGATTAATATATGATCAAGTGGATTTCACATATTCTCGTTTTCAAGAAAAAATGTATAATGTATCCTTAGATTACAATACTTCAAAAGGATTAGTTATAGTAAATTTGTCTAGTATTAATGAAGTTGATTCAAAAGATATTATAGATGAATTCTTTAAAAATGGGCTGGCAGTAAGTCAAAAATATAATTTTTACGAACAAAATAATGAAACTTATATTGAAACAGTATGTGGAACAACAATTGATGGTGTCTTCCAAAAAAATGGAATAGTTACTAAACCATTATATGGTGGATTATTAAAAGTTGAAGATTATACTCCTATTAATTTCATAGAACAGATATCTTATGAAAAAACATCTATCACTCCTCTTGAAGCATTCACAAGTCATGATAACACGTCAGTATTGGATGTTGCTAATGATGGAACCGGTGTAATTCCCGCAAATTTCAGAATCATTCCAGCGTCTAAACGTGATGATGCAATAAAAATCATTAATAAATTATCTAAAATAGGTGTTGGTGGAGTAATACATGTTGGTGAAGCAGGTAAATCTGTATTGGGAATTCCAGTTCCAGAAAACATGATTGGAATAGTGATTATAGGTGGAGTAGCTCCTTTATGTGCTGCCCAGGAAAGTGGTTATGATTTAAATATCAAACTTGCTGATAGTTTTGCCGAATATAGTCAAATGTCATTAGTTCATAAGAATGTTAAATTACCTCTAAAAAAATGTTCTAAAAAATCTAAACAGAATGTTTCATTTGTTTTAAATAAAATATATAATTTAATATCTAATGTGGATTATGATATTGAATCTTTTACCGGAAATGTTATTTCAAACATATCTTATATTGAAAAAACATTTGTGGATGATGCTATTGAAATATTGGATAATTTATATAAAAATAAACAGGAATACTGTATGGGGAATAATTATGCTCTTGTTGATGAAAAAGATGATAAAATAGGTATAGCTACTATTTGTAGTTTAACTATTGATGGAATTTTAACTAATTATGGAATTAATGTTAATCCAGTTTATAGTGGTATTCTTGATATTTATAAGAAGAACAGACGCTTTATAGAACTTGTATCTTATAAAGGTTCTTCTGTAGATCCTCATGAAATTTTTATCAAAAAAAATATGCATGATATAAATGGTTCTTTATCTAATGATGGTAAGATATTGGCAAGTGTGCATACAGTTCCTTATGTTTCTCGTGATGCAAGTAAAGATATTTTGGATATTATAAAAAAATCTGGTTTCGATGTACTTAAACTTGGTCAAACTAATGAATATATGTATAATGCAAAAATAGAAAAATATCATTTTGGTTATGTTGTACCTGGCGGTTTAAATCCTATAGCTGCTATTAAAGAAGAGGGGATACCTGTTGATGTAAAATCTATAGAAAGGATTATGGATTATTCTTCTTTTGAAGAGTTATAA